From one Mycobacterium colombiense CECT 3035 genomic stretch:
- a CDS encoding alpha/beta fold hydrolase, whose protein sequence is MNEVKFLQLHGDRIAYRDEGDGDVLLLIHGMAGSSETWRAVIPPLSKKFRVIAPDLLGHGESAKPRTDYSLGAFAVWLRDFLDELGVSHATVIGHSLGGGVAMQFVYQHPDYAQRLILISSGGLGPDVGWVLRLLSAPGAEFVLPIVAPPPVLSVGNKLRSWMRSAGIRSPRGAELWSAYSSLSDGQTRQSFLRTLRSVVDYRGQAVSALNRLRLREDLPVMAIWGECDGIIPVAHAYAAHEARTDARLEVLPDVGHFAQVEAPEQVVELIEDFIASGERRDTQSPQPSEPS, encoded by the coding sequence ATGAATGAGGTGAAGTTTCTCCAGCTGCACGGCGATCGCATCGCGTACCGCGATGAGGGCGACGGTGACGTGCTTTTGCTCATCCACGGCATGGCGGGCAGTTCGGAGACCTGGCGGGCCGTGATCCCGCCGCTGTCGAAGAAGTTCCGCGTCATCGCGCCGGACCTGCTCGGCCACGGCGAATCGGCGAAGCCCCGCACGGACTACTCGCTGGGCGCGTTCGCGGTGTGGCTGCGCGATTTCCTGGACGAGCTCGGCGTCAGCCACGCCACCGTCATCGGCCATTCGCTCGGCGGCGGGGTCGCCATGCAGTTCGTCTACCAGCACCCCGACTATGCCCAGCGCTTGATCCTGATCAGCAGCGGCGGCCTGGGCCCCGACGTGGGATGGGTGTTGCGGCTGCTCTCGGCGCCCGGGGCGGAGTTCGTCCTGCCGATCGTCGCGCCGCCGCCCGTGCTGTCCGTCGGCAACAAGCTGCGGTCCTGGATGAGAAGCGCCGGCATCCGCTCGCCGCGCGGCGCGGAGCTGTGGAGCGCCTACTCGTCGCTGTCGGATGGCCAAACACGGCAGTCGTTTTTGCGGACGCTGCGATCGGTCGTGGATTACCGCGGGCAGGCGGTCAGCGCACTCAACAGGCTGCGGTTGCGCGAGGACCTGCCGGTCATGGCGATCTGGGGGGAGTGCGACGGCATCATTCCCGTCGCTCACGCCTACGCCGCGCACGAGGCGCGCACCGACGCGAGGCTGGAGGTGCTGCCCGATGTCGGCCACTTTGCGCAGGTCGAGGCGCCCGAGCAGGTGGTGGAGCTGATCGAGGACTTCATCGCCAGCGGCGAGCGCCGCGATACGCAGAGCCCGCAGCCATCAGAGCCGAGCTAG